The Comamonas sp. GB3 AK4-5 genome includes a region encoding these proteins:
- a CDS encoding AAA family ATPase, with the protein MKRSRKLDVQTLDLFAEPALSVPDTLTALQRLADAGLLRRLDSALAAMVADQDAGATPALLVATAVLAQMEGRGHSCLPLTALAANPNAVLAWPSEALAAQQALWAQLPASWADWQEALRRSPVVRVLGRDADLGQPLVLRGDGAPLLYLRRYWDYERSVAAQIAARTTADVLLDEAKVRHWLQRLFVPANGIAANASMDWQKLACALALRGRMSVITGGPGTGKTYTAARLLALLFATAPDATQLRIALAAPTGKAAARLKQSIDASLLQLQDIVQPELDLPSLVQRMGAARTLHALLGARPDTRHFKHHAGQPLDVDVLIVDEASMIHLEMMAALLEALPPTARLILLGDKDQLASVEAGAVLGDLCSNAQAGNYLADTAAYAQRVTGQAIPAEFMAESRGTVDGSPASETGTAQARAPRKGRLVPREALVPSPSGEAREGEDAQRLRGSTPISQHMVMLRESRRFSGPIGLLALAVNAGDAVAAQALLTEHTRAGRDAALWAHQGGPAQQVARMAVQGRGPQPGYRLYAQQLQRGLLARPATAEAHAAWVQTVLQAFDRFRLLCAVREGDWGVAGLNTAVVKELRDAGLVAAEGEWYAGRPVMVTRNDAQLEVFNGDIGMVLPSFADPARLRVYFLRGDGLHHVSTARLAQVETAFAMTVHKSQGSEFAHTALVLAAQGGNVLGRELVYTGITRAREAFTLWTEVPGLLASAIGSPTQRSSGLLRFWEHPVKNK; encoded by the coding sequence ATGAAGCGCAGCCGCAAGCTGGATGTGCAAACCCTGGACCTGTTTGCCGAGCCGGCCCTGTCCGTGCCCGACACCTTGACGGCCTTGCAGCGTCTGGCCGATGCAGGCCTGCTGCGTCGCCTGGACAGCGCCCTGGCCGCCATGGTGGCCGATCAGGATGCGGGCGCCACACCGGCCCTGCTGGTGGCCACGGCCGTGCTGGCGCAGATGGAAGGCCGCGGCCACAGCTGTCTGCCGCTGACCGCGCTGGCGGCGAATCCCAATGCCGTGCTGGCCTGGCCCAGCGAAGCCTTGGCTGCGCAGCAGGCGCTGTGGGCCCAGCTGCCCGCCAGCTGGGCCGATTGGCAAGAGGCGCTGCGGCGCAGCCCCGTGGTCCGGGTGCTGGGGCGCGACGCCGATCTGGGCCAGCCCCTGGTGCTACGAGGCGATGGTGCGCCGCTGCTGTATCTGCGCCGCTACTGGGATTACGAGCGCAGCGTGGCCGCACAGATTGCGGCCCGCACCACGGCCGATGTGCTGCTGGATGAAGCCAAGGTGCGCCACTGGCTGCAGCGCCTGTTTGTCCCGGCCAATGGCATTGCGGCCAATGCCTCCATGGACTGGCAAAAGCTGGCCTGCGCGCTGGCGCTGCGCGGGCGCATGTCGGTGATTACCGGCGGCCCGGGCACGGGCAAGACCTATACCGCAGCCCGCTTGCTGGCACTGCTGTTTGCCACGGCGCCTGATGCCACGCAGCTGCGCATCGCCCTGGCCGCGCCCACGGGCAAGGCGGCGGCGCGGCTCAAGCAGTCCATTGATGCCTCGTTGCTGCAGCTGCAAGACATTGTCCAGCCCGAACTGGATTTGCCCTCCCTGGTGCAGCGCATGGGGGCGGCCCGCACCCTGCATGCCCTGCTGGGCGCACGGCCGGATACCCGGCATTTCAAGCACCATGCGGGCCAGCCCCTGGATGTGGACGTGCTCATCGTCGATGAGGCCTCCATGATCCACCTGGAAATGATGGCCGCGCTGTTGGAGGCCCTGCCGCCCACGGCGCGTTTGATTCTGCTGGGCGACAAGGACCAGCTGGCCTCGGTGGAAGCCGGCGCCGTGCTGGGCGATTTGTGCAGCAATGCCCAGGCTGGCAACTACCTGGCCGACACGGCGGCCTATGCGCAGCGTGTGACCGGGCAAGCGATTCCCGCAGAATTCATGGCCGAGTCCCGTGGCACTGTGGATGGATCCCCTGCCTCTGAAACAGGCACGGCACAAGCCAGGGCACCGCGCAAGGGCCGCCTTGTCCCCAGAGAGGCGCTGGTGCCGTCCCCCTCCGGCGAAGCCAGAGAGGGGGAAGACGCGCAGCGGCTCAGGGGGAGTACTCCCATCTCTCAGCATATGGTGATGCTGCGCGAGAGCCGGCGTTTTAGCGGCCCTATCGGCCTGCTGGCCCTGGCCGTGAATGCTGGCGATGCCGTGGCTGCCCAGGCCTTGCTGACCGAGCACACCCGGGCCGGCCGGGACGCGGCGCTGTGGGCCCACCAGGGTGGCCCCGCCCAGCAGGTGGCGCGCATGGCCGTGCAAGGCCGTGGTCCGCAGCCGGGCTATCGCCTGTATGCCCAGCAGTTGCAGCGTGGGCTGCTGGCGCGCCCGGCCACGGCCGAGGCCCATGCCGCCTGGGTGCAGACAGTGCTGCAGGCCTTTGACCGCTTTCGCCTGCTGTGCGCCGTGCGCGAGGGCGATTGGGGTGTGGCCGGGCTGAACACCGCCGTGGTGAAAGAACTGCGCGATGCCGGCCTGGTCGCGGCCGAGGGCGAGTGGTATGCGGGCCGGCCGGTGATGGTCACGCGCAACGATGCCCAGTTGGAGGTGTTCAACGGCGACATCGGCATGGTCCTGCCCAGTTTTGCCGACCCGGCGCGGCTGCGCGTGTACTTTTTGCGCGGCGACGGCTTGCACCATGTGAGCACGGCACGCCTGGCCCAGGTGGAAACAGCATTCGCCATGACGGTGCACAAAAGCCAGGGTTCGGAATTCGCCCACACCGCTCTGGTGCTGGCCGCCCAGGGCGGCAATGTGCTGGGCCGCGAGCTGGTCTACACCGGCATCACCCGCGCACGCGAAGCCTTTACGCTGTGGACCGAGGTGCCGGGCCTGCTGGCCTCGGCCATCGGCAGCCCCACCCAGCGCAGCAGTGGGTTGCTGCGGTTTTGGGAGCATCCTGTGAAGAATAAATAA
- a CDS encoding VOC family protein — MQSLFHLAYHVTDLDAARRFYGGVLGCREGRSTETWVDFDFFGHQISLHLGQPFAVANTGKVGQHMVPMPHLGVILLKPDWQALAERLKAAHTAFVLEPQVRFEGEPGEQWTMFFHDPSGNPIEVKGFTHWDAVYAH; from the coding sequence ATGCAAAGCCTTTTCCACCTCGCCTACCATGTGACCGACCTCGATGCCGCGCGCCGTTTCTACGGCGGCGTGCTGGGCTGCCGCGAAGGCCGCAGCACCGAGACCTGGGTTGACTTCGACTTCTTCGGCCACCAGATTTCGCTGCACCTGGGCCAGCCCTTTGCCGTGGCCAATACCGGCAAGGTGGGCCAGCACATGGTGCCCATGCCCCATCTGGGTGTGATCCTGCTCAAACCCGACTGGCAGGCCCTGGCCGAACGCCTGAAGGCCGCCCACACCGCTTTTGTGCTGGAGCCCCAGGTGCGCTTTGAAGGCGAGCCCGGCGAGCAATGGACCATGTTTTTCCACGACCCCAGCGGCAATCCTATCGAGGTCAAGGGCTTCACCCATTGGGATGCGGTGTATGCACATTGA
- a CDS encoding copper chaperone PCu(A)C, with product MFAKTLTRRLALSLATVAALSTSAWAQSDAAPVAVEQAWARASVPGQQATGAFMRLTAKEPLQLVGVETPAAAVAEVHEMKMEGDVMRMRAIASLDLPQGVAVELKPGGYHLMLQQLKSPLLKDTQVPITLVFKNAKGVLSRLSLQVPVQAMAPKGGAMPTGHGMHGHQH from the coding sequence ATGTTTGCAAAGACCCTGACACGCCGTTTGGCCCTGTCCCTGGCCACGGTGGCCGCGCTGTCGACCTCCGCATGGGCCCAGTCCGATGCCGCCCCTGTGGCGGTGGAGCAGGCCTGGGCGCGCGCCAGCGTGCCTGGCCAGCAGGCTACGGGTGCCTTTATGCGGCTGACGGCCAAGGAGCCGCTGCAGCTGGTGGGTGTGGAGACCCCGGCCGCCGCCGTGGCCGAGGTGCATGAAATGAAGATGGAGGGCGATGTGATGCGCATGCGCGCCATTGCCAGCCTGGACCTGCCCCAGGGCGTGGCCGTCGAGCTCAAGCCCGGTGGCTACCACCTGATGCTGCAGCAGCTGAAAAGCCCGCTGCTCAAGGACACGCAAGTGCCCATCACCCTGGTGTTCAAGAATGCCAAGGGCGTGCTCTCGCGCCTGAGCCTGCAGGTGCCGGTGCAGGCCATGGCCCCCAAGGGTGGGGCCATGCCGACGGGCCATGGCATGCACGGTCACCAGCACTGA